The proteins below are encoded in one region of Clostridium estertheticum:
- a CDS encoding methyl-accepting chemotaxis protein — translation MKWFNNLKMVQKLVSAFVLVALFIGIVGFIGMTNIKNINKNLENIYNIDLIGINDISNIKANLLEIRGDLYLILDPINKSNIPKNKENIQRLVIIDNALIVEYKTTITSDLDRQQFAEFEKLLADYRTNRDKVIKLAESGEFKKANELSPTLTKIRVDMFKVLEKESKLAMSMAKIDYDNSKVTYNSSYVEITIITLLGLFVAIAFGLIIAISISRRIKKVVIVAEALCENDLSKTVNIYNDDEIGILAKALNKAILNLKTLISEISESATDISATSEELSATTEEISAKMDLVNESVRQVSIGAEQLSATTEEVNATTESIAENVSDVTLKANNGTKIASNIEVDAEKISKNAEINANISNKIYDEKQERILKAIEEGKVVSEVKIMADEIENIASQTNLLALNAAIEAARAGEQGKGFAVVADEVRQLAEDSSSTVKKIQEVTAKVEKAFQNLSINAQDVLAFMDSNVKPDYKLFVDTSRKYGTDAVVFNKLTSEIGDSMNIVNETVSEIKKAIENVSATAEESVASTEEILASVNESVMAIGEITKASQDQAILAEKLNSMVQKFKL, via the coding sequence ATGAAATGGTTTAATAATTTAAAAATGGTTCAAAAACTGGTGTCAGCATTTGTTTTAGTTGCATTATTTATAGGTATTGTTGGGTTTATTGGAATGACTAATATCAAAAATATCAATAAAAATCTTGAAAACATTTATAATATAGATTTAATAGGGATAAATGATATTTCTAATATCAAAGCGAATCTATTAGAAATAAGAGGAGATTTGTACTTAATACTTGATCCTATAAACAAAAGTAATATCCCAAAAAACAAAGAGAATATTCAACGGCTTGTGATAATAGATAATGCACTTATTGTAGAATATAAAACTACAATTACATCTGATTTAGATAGACAACAATTTGCGGAATTCGAAAAATTACTAGCTGATTATCGTACAAATAGAGATAAAGTAATTAAATTAGCTGAGTCAGGTGAATTTAAGAAAGCAAATGAACTTTCACCGACTCTTACTAAAATTAGAGTAGATATGTTCAAAGTTTTAGAAAAAGAGTCAAAACTAGCTATGAGTATGGCGAAAATCGATTATGATAATAGTAAAGTAACATATAATAGCTCATATGTTGAAATTACAATAATAACTTTATTAGGCTTATTTGTCGCAATTGCTTTTGGGTTAATAATTGCTATCTCGATATCAAGGAGGATAAAGAAGGTTGTTATTGTAGCTGAAGCGCTTTGCGAAAATGATTTGTCAAAAACTGTTAATATTTACAATGATGATGAAATTGGTATTTTAGCAAAAGCTTTAAACAAAGCGATATTGAATTTAAAAACATTAATTTCTGAAATATCAGAAAGTGCTACTGATATTAGCGCTACCAGTGAAGAACTATCTGCTACAACAGAAGAGATATCAGCAAAAATGGATCTTGTTAATGAATCCGTAAGACAAGTATCGATAGGTGCAGAACAGTTAAGTGCCACAACAGAGGAAGTAAATGCTACCACAGAAAGTATTGCGGAGAATGTGTCAGATGTAACATTAAAAGCAAACAATGGAACTAAGATTGCTAGTAACATAGAAGTAGACGCAGAAAAGATCAGTAAAAATGCTGAAATTAATGCGAATATTTCAAATAAAATATATGATGAGAAGCAAGAAAGAATATTAAAAGCAATTGAAGAAGGAAAAGTTGTTAGTGAAGTTAAAATAATGGCAGATGAAATAGAAAATATAGCAAGTCAAACAAACCTTCTTGCACTTAATGCAGCTATAGAAGCAGCAAGAGCAGGAGAACAAGGTAAGGGGTTTGCTGTGGTTGCAGATGAAGTTAGACAACTAGCTGAAGATTCATCAAGTACGGTTAAAAAAATTCAAGAGGTAACTGCAAAAGTTGAAAAGGCATTCCAAAATCTTTCCATCAATGCTCAGGATGTATTAGCCTTTATGGATAGTAATGTTAAACCGGATTATAAACTGTTTGTAGATACAAGCAGGAAGTATGGAACAGATGCAGTAGTCTTTAATAAGTTGACTTCAGAGATTGGAGATTCAATGAATATTGTAAATGAAACAGTTTCAGAAATTAAAAAAGCAATTGAAAATGTATCAGCTACAGCTGAGGAATCGGTAGCTAGTACAGAAGAAATACTCGCAAGTGTTAACGAATCAGTTATGGCCATTGGGGAAATAACAAAAGCTTCTCAAGACCAGGCAATACTAGCGGAGAAATTAAATAGTATGGTTCAAAAATTCAAATTGTAA